CTAGAAAGGCCGCATCCCTTAAATCACCGTTGTAAAAACGGGCCTCTTCGAAAATGGACGCCTGATGGCCCTTTTGCAAATTATCCACGACCACTACTTCTTCATTACGATCCAATAATTGGGCGACGGCATGACTTCCAATATAACCGGCGCCTCCACAAACGAGTACGGTCATTTATGAACCTCCTTTAATTTCTTGGCCCCATCGCCAATTTCTACTTTATAAAAGTCAGCTTCAAGTCCTGTCTGTTCGGAATATTTACGGCCGACATTATCCATAAAAGCTTCGACCTGGTTTCGATTCACAATACTTATTGTACAACCGCCAAATCCTGCGCCGGTCATTCTTGAACCGACGGCGTCTTCCTGCCAGGCTGCTTCCACGAGCGCATCCAGCTCTTTACCCGTTACTTCGTAATCATCACGCAAGGAGACGTGCGATTCGTTCATCAACTGTCCAAACCCTTCAATATCTCCAGCGTTCAGCTTCTCCACCGCTTCCATCGTACGACGATTTTCGTAAACGGCATGCTTGGCCCGCTTCTGGGCTAAAGTGTCTTCTATAAGATGTTTATGGTCTTCGAATTCTGCTTTGGTTAAATCACCTAAGCTATGAATCGATAGTTTCCGCTGCAGATCCTTCAGAGCTTCTTCACACTGCTCTCTCCGCTCATTATATTTTGAGTCAGCGAGTCCGCGGCGTTTATTCGTATTCGCTATGATTAAAGCATGATCCGTCAAATCAATAGGCGTATGTTGATACTCCAGCGAATCACAGTTTAATAAAATAGCATGATCTTTCTTACCCATTCCGATGGCAAACTGGTCCATGATGCCGCAGTTAACCCCGACAAACTCATTCTCTGCCTGTTGGGAAAGCTTGACCATTTCCACCGGATCAACCGAAAGTTGAAATAGTTCTTTTAAAACAACCGACGTGACCAGCTCAATAGATGCCGACGAAGACAGTCCTGCTCCATTAGGAATATTCCCGTAAAAAGCAATGTCCATGCCGGAAGAAATCTCATACCCGGCAGTTCGAAAAGTCTTGATCACACCTTTCGGATAATTGGCCCAGTCATCTTCATCTCTATATTTCAGATAGTCTAGATCGGTTTCAATAACTCCTAAGTCAGGAAAGTTCATGGAATACAACCTTATCGTTGTATCCTCTCTTTTTTGTGCGGCTGCATAAGTTCCCACACTTAAAGCACACGGGAAGACGTGTCCTCCATTATAATCCGTGTGTTCGCCAATCAAATTCACTCGTCCCGGTGCAAAAAATAAATCGACCGGTTCATCCTTTCCTAATTGTTCCTGAAATGCTTGCTTCAATTCTTTCATATCGATCACCTCATTACTATATTGGTAAGTAGAAGCGAAGGATGCCCTAGTTCTCCTTCAGCAGGAAAATTCGGGACTGGTAGTCTCCTCCACGTTCTGCCTGATGAGGATTGGCGCCATTAAATTCCTTGCCTAGAGGCAGGCCCCGATTCATCAATTCGTCTCCATAAAACAAACGAGTAAATCCTTCAATTTCATATCGCTTCTCAGGCTGCAATCCTTTAAGTTTCAAGGTTTGGTTATGCCCAGGGTTGGGCCGGTAATTCTCTTTGTACCAGCCAACAATCGCCTGCTTTCCATTTGCGCTGCACGCTATCCAGGCTGTTTCTTCTCCTTCAAATGGGCTTTTCAGCCGGTAGAACGTGCCCTGGGCGATCAATTTCCTGACCTTTTTAAAAAATTCAATTTGCTGCTTCACTTCAGACTTTTCCTCTTCACTCAGCTGTGAGGGGTCTAATTCGTAACCAAACGTCCCGAAATACGCGACATCTCCTCTAAATTTGAGTGGCGTTTCCCGAAGCGTCTGATGGTTCGGGACAGCTGAAACGTGAGAGCCAATCGTAGCGAGCGGATACCCCAGCGAAGTGCCATACTGAATTTTCAGCCGTTCAGCAGCATCGGTATCGTCACTCGCCCACGCCTGCGGAGCGTAGTACATCATTCCAAGATCAAACCGGCCGCCTCCGCCTGCACAGGATTCAAATAATACATTCGGATATTGGGTGGTTAGACGCTCATATAAGTCGTAACCCCCAAGGATGTAACGATGATAAAATTCTCCCTGGTTCTGGAGGTGCTGAGAGAAAGGCTCCGTAATATTACGGTTCATGTCCCACTTAATATAATCCAGATCTGCTTCTTCAATCAAAAGGCTCATTCTCTCGTATAAATAATGGACGACCTCAGGATTGGAGAAATCAAGAACCATCTGATTCCTTCCCAGCGTCTGATGACGACCAGGTGAACCAATAACCCAGTCCGGCCGTTCTTTTATCAGTTCACTCTTAGGACTGATCATTTCCGGTTCAAACCATAATCCAAACTGCAGACCTTTCTGTTTCACCGTACGCGAAAGCGCACCAATTCCATTCGGCAATTTCCTCTTATCGACAAACCAGTCTCCTAAAGAACTCGTATCATCGTCCCGCTTTCCGAACCATCCATCATCCAGAACGAAGAGTTCTATTCCTAATTTTCCAGCTTCCGTCGTAAAGGCATCCAGCTTCTCTTCATTAAAGTCAAAGTAAGTAGCTTCCCAGTTATTAATGAGAATTGGACGCTCTTTGTCTATCCATCTGGAAGGGATTAAATGCCTCCGCTGCCAATCATGCAGCGCCTGGCTCATGCCATTTAATCCTTTTTCTGAAAATGACAGCACTGCTTCAGGGCTTTGAAAGCTTTCCCCTTTTTCCAGTGTCCACTGAAATGACCCCGGATGAATACCCATGGATAATCGCGTTTGATTAAAATGGTCCACCTCTGCCTGCGCAAGAAAGTTTCCGCTGTAGATAAACTGGAGACCGATCGCTTCTCCCTGATGTTCTGTGGCAGTGGGTCTTTTCAACATGAGATACGGATTATGCAGGTGTGAACTTGCTCCTCTGTTACTGGAGATCGATTGAATTCCCTGCTCCAGCTTTCGCTTTTTAACATGTCGTTCACGTGCCCAGGCTCCGGAAAGATGCATCAGTTCATAATCCGCATCCGGCAGATCCAGCGTTAAGGACATTAGACGCTTTATTTCCAGCGTTGATTCAAAACCATTTTTAATCATATGACTTCGGGTTAAAATCGGCAGGTTCTCAAATATGGTATAGAACAGATGAATTTCTGCTCCGGTTACCTTATCCATTAATCGGATAGTCAGCGTCTCTGCTTCCGTTTCCTGGGCAAAGGAAACGGGAAGACCTTGTAGCTTCGGCTTCCCTTTTCCTATTTCATATCCCTGGAAAGAAAAATCAGATACTTGGATTTGTTGATCGTCTTCAATTTGAAGAGCGGCCTCCCTGAAGTCTCCTTTTCCATAAAGGGGAAATTCCTGTTTCACTGTTTCCAATGAAAAATCAGCATCATCCGCGAATGTATGAGTGGTGTACGGAACGGTATTTTCATAGGTTTGAAAGTGTGTGAAGTCCTCGCGATCCGTCAACGCCCGGCCATAATACAGATGCCCTAACTGCCCATTTTTCATCACATGAAAGATGTAACTGATTTGACCATTTGTAAGATGAAATTGCTGTCTTTCTTCATTAATATATATCGACACAACGACACCACCTGTCTATTCGTTCTTTATTCTTTAACAGATCCACCAAGAATACCGGAGATGAACTGTTTTTGCAGTAGTAAGAAGAAAATCATAATTGGCAAGGTGGAGAGCGTGGTCCCCATCATAACCTGTCCGTAGTCTATACGGGACATCCCTACCAGACTGGATAAAGCTACCGGTAAGGTGTACATATCCTGTGACTGCAGTACAACAAGCGGCCAAATAAAGTTGTTCCACTGGAACATAAATAAGAAAATACCGACGGCAGCGAGTGCTGGTCTCATGACCGGAAGTACAATCCGGAAAAAGATATGGAATTCTCCAGCCCCGTCCACACGTGCCGCTTCCAGTAGAGAATCCGGAATGGCCTGCATGTTTTGACGCATTAAGAAAATCGCGAATGGATAGGCAGCCTGTGGCAGAATTACTGCCTGGAACGTATTCAGCCAGCCGACATTAGAGAAAATTTCAAACAAAGGAATTAACGTAACATGGTACGGAATCATAATCGCCACTAGCAGCATAAAGAAGATCTGATTTCTTCCTTTAAACTGAAACTTAGCAAAAGCGTAACCGGCTGCTGTACAGATGATGGCAGCTAAAGCGGTGAAAGTGAGTGTAATCAGCAAGGAGTTGCCCAGTACTCTAATAATGCCGACATTTTCATTTAGATTCTTAAAATTTTCCCACCCATGAGTGCCTGGAAAGAAGTTAGGCGGCACTTTGAAGATTTCACCCGATGGATTCGTTGCGCCTACAAACATCCAATAGAATGGAAAAACGGAAACAATAACCCCTACAAATAGAAAGAAGTATAATAGAGTCTTTTTTAAAGGACTGACGTTTTTCATTATTTATCTTCACCTGCCCATTTCATTTGTGCCCAGGATAGAACACCAATGATTAGTACGAGTACATATGCAATAGCGGAGGCATAACCAAAGTCAAAATATCTAAAGCCATTCTGATATAAGTACAAAGTAATGGTTAAAGTAGAGTTATTCGGTCCGCCTTCGGTAAGGATGTATGGTTCATCAAATAATTGCAGAGTACCAATGGTAGAAAGTACGAAAGTAAATAAGAAGATAGGTTTCAGCTGAGGGATCGTTATATAAAAGAACTGCTTCAGCTTGCTTGCCCCATCCATTTCCGCAGCTTCATAAAGGGACCCAGGAATATTCTGAAGACCTGCCAGGAAGATAACCATGTTATAGCCCGTCCACCGCCAGGTAATCGCAACCATAAGAGCTACTTTCGCCCAAAATGGGTCAGACAGCCAGGCGATAGGCTCCACGCCCACAAAAGATAGCAGATAGTTAATCAGACCATAGTTTTCATCAAGCATAATCATGAAAATAATTGACGAAGCCACGAGCGCTGTAATGGCTGGCATGAAAAAGGCAATCCGGAAAAAGCTCTTCATTTTTACCAGTTGGGAATTCAATGCTACAGCGATGATCACGGCAAGAAATAACTGAATCGGCACTTGTATGAGTAGAATCAAGAACGTATTGCCAAGCGCTTTATAGAAAAGTCCGTCCTGAAACAACCGTATATAGTTTTCAAGACCCGCAAATACATAGCCGGAACCTTCACGCTTTTGGAAACTTAATAGTAATGAAGAAATAACAGGATAAACCGTGAAGATTAGAAAAAAGGTGACAGCCGGCAGAATGAATAAATAAGGGACATTCTTGGGCGTAATCCAGCGCTTACGTTTCTTAGGTTGATTGGATTTTGCTGGTTCAGCATTGCTTTGACTCAAATGAATTCTACCTCCTTAATTAAAGTACCCGCGCCTTATATATAAGCGCTTTCAAAACCGGATGACTTTATTAATTAATTTAATTTACTTAATGATAACACAACGTTTTTTATATGTCTGCTTTAATTCCAAAAAATCTAAAAAGTCGGTCAATCTCCTTATGTGAAGGAGACTGACCGACCATTTCTTACTATACAAATACATGCAGGAAGATCATAAGGATTACTCGGTCACTTCACGACCTGTCTCACTTTTCAGCTTTTCAGCTGCATTTTGTAACGCGTCTTCAATTTTCGTACCATCAAGCAAAATAGAAGCTTGAGTATCAGACATTGTATCAAATGCACGAGCATAGTCAGCTGTATAGTTGGCTACAGGAATATCAGCCACTTCTTCAGAGAACAGTTTATAGATCTGTTGATTAGAGAAGTATTCAGACTCCTGGCTAAAGAACTCTTCTTCATAAGTAGAGCTCAAGGATGGGAAGATTCCTTTTTCTTTAAGAGCTTTCATTTGAGGATCTACTTCTGTCGTGAAATATTCTACGAAAGCATAAGCTGCACCTTGATTATCCG
The Halobacillus halophilus DSM 2266 DNA segment above includes these coding regions:
- a CDS encoding galactokinase, producing MKELKQAFQEQLGKDEPVDLFFAPGRVNLIGEHTDYNGGHVFPCALSVGTYAAAQKREDTTIRLYSMNFPDLGVIETDLDYLKYRDEDDWANYPKGVIKTFRTAGYEISSGMDIAFYGNIPNGAGLSSSASIELVTSVVLKELFQLSVDPVEMVKLSQQAENEFVGVNCGIMDQFAIGMGKKDHAILLNCDSLEYQHTPIDLTDHALIIANTNKRRGLADSKYNERREQCEEALKDLQRKLSIHSLGDLTKAEFEDHKHLIEDTLAQKRAKHAVYENRRTMEAVEKLNAGDIEGFGQLMNESHVSLRDDYEVTGKELDALVEAAWQEDAVGSRMTGAGFGGCTISIVNRNQVEAFMDNVGRKYSEQTGLEADFYKVEIGDGAKKLKEVHK
- a CDS encoding carbohydrate ABC transporter permease, with the translated sequence MSQSNAEPAKSNQPKKRKRWITPKNVPYLFILPAVTFFLIFTVYPVISSLLLSFQKREGSGYVFAGLENYIRLFQDGLFYKALGNTFLILLIQVPIQLFLAVIIAVALNSQLVKMKSFFRIAFFMPAITALVASSIIFMIMLDENYGLINYLLSFVGVEPIAWLSDPFWAKVALMVAITWRWTGYNMVIFLAGLQNIPGSLYEAAEMDGASKLKQFFYITIPQLKPIFLFTFVLSTIGTLQLFDEPYILTEGGPNNSTLTITLYLYQNGFRYFDFGYASAIAYVLVLIIGVLSWAQMKWAGEDK
- a CDS encoding carbohydrate ABC transporter permease, giving the protein MKNVSPLKKTLLYFFLFVGVIVSVFPFYWMFVGATNPSGEIFKVPPNFFPGTHGWENFKNLNENVGIIRVLGNSLLITLTFTALAAIICTAAGYAFAKFQFKGRNQIFFMLLVAIMIPYHVTLIPLFEIFSNVGWLNTFQAVILPQAAYPFAIFLMRQNMQAIPDSLLEAARVDGAGEFHIFFRIVLPVMRPALAAVGIFLFMFQWNNFIWPLVVLQSQDMYTLPVALSSLVGMSRIDYGQVMMGTTLSTLPIMIFFLLLQKQFISGILGGSVKE
- a CDS encoding alpha-galactosidase, encoding MSIYINEERQQFHLTNGQISYIFHVMKNGQLGHLYYGRALTDREDFTHFQTYENTVPYTTHTFADDADFSLETVKQEFPLYGKGDFREAALQIEDDQQIQVSDFSFQGYEIGKGKPKLQGLPVSFAQETEAETLTIRLMDKVTGAEIHLFYTIFENLPILTRSHMIKNGFESTLEIKRLMSLTLDLPDADYELMHLSGAWARERHVKKRKLEQGIQSISSNRGASSHLHNPYLMLKRPTATEHQGEAIGLQFIYSGNFLAQAEVDHFNQTRLSMGIHPGSFQWTLEKGESFQSPEAVLSFSEKGLNGMSQALHDWQRRHLIPSRWIDKERPILINNWEATYFDFNEEKLDAFTTEAGKLGIELFVLDDGWFGKRDDDTSSLGDWFVDKRKLPNGIGALSRTVKQKGLQFGLWFEPEMISPKSELIKERPDWVIGSPGRHQTLGRNQMVLDFSNPEVVHYLYERMSLLIEEADLDYIKWDMNRNITEPFSQHLQNQGEFYHRYILGGYDLYERLTTQYPNVLFESCAGGGGRFDLGMMYYAPQAWASDDTDAAERLKIQYGTSLGYPLATIGSHVSAVPNHQTLRETPLKFRGDVAYFGTFGYELDPSQLSEEEKSEVKQQIEFFKKVRKLIAQGTFYRLKSPFEGEETAWIACSANGKQAIVGWYKENYRPNPGHNQTLKLKGLQPEKRYEIEGFTRLFYGDELMNRGLPLGKEFNGANPHQAERGGDYQSRIFLLKEN